The DNA segment AACTTCGAGCTCGCCATTGCGGTGGCCATCGCCACCTTCGGCCTGGGCTCTGCCGTGGCCTTCGCCACCATCATCGGCCCCTTGGTGGAAGTACCGGTACTCATTGCTCTGGTGAATGTGGCCCTCTGGCTAAAACGCCGTTATTTCAATGGCGCTGACTGGCGCCCCATGGGCCAATCAGCCCAAACGAAGAGGGAGGCTCAAAGCCATGACTGACAGCGCGCACGAAAAAAGCATCCTGTTCCTCTGCGTGGCCAATGCGGCCCGCAGCCAGATGGCCGAAGGCCTGGCCCGAACCCTGCTCCCGGACGATTGGCGCATTGCCTCGGCCGGCTCCGAGCCCGGCACACTGGACCCGCGCGCAGTCACTGTCATGCAGGAAATCGGCATCGACATCAGCGACCAGTATTCCAAGTCCATCGACAGCCTGGATCTCACGAGCTACCACTGGATCATCACCCTCTGCCAAGAGGAAGTGTGCCCCATCGTTTCTGGTCAGTTCGAGCGTAAACACTGGCCGAGCCCCGACCCGGCCAGGCACGAGTCTGACGATCTCGACGGCTTCCGAGAAACCCGAGAGGCGATAAAAACAATGCTGAAAACCCAGTTCAGGGAACATCTCGAAGGGACTTGAGTAAAACGTTACTCAGATTGATCGAAATCAAGCGTTGGGCGCGTGGAAGATTTATGATGAACCCTGGGGTGAATGGAGGGGCGCTTGCACAGCCAGGAGGCGCCCGCCTCCCAGATGATGCCCACAAGATCGCCAAGGGCAATTTCCGGTCTGTACACGGGCTAACAGGCTATGGCGCAGGATTCGAGTCATCACCAGGCCAACTGCCAACGCTGGCATACGCTATCCGCGGAGGAAGTGCGTGAGGCCCAGGGTGTAGGACGGGAGGGGCTGAGCAGCGATGAAGCCCAAGCGCGGCTAGAGGAACACGGCCGGAACGAGCTCAAGCGCCCGGAGGGCAGCAGCACCCTGAAACGCTTTCTGCGCCATTTCCACAACATCCTGATCTACATTCTCATTGCCGCCGCGATCGGCACCGCCCTGCTGGGCCATTGGGTAGACACCGCCGTAATTGCGACAGTGGTATTGATCAATACCCTGATTGGCTTTGTCCAGGAGGGCAAAGCGGAAAAGGCGCTGGATGCCATTCGTAAGCTGCTCTCACCCGTAGCGTTGGTGGTGCGGGATGGCAAGCGCCGCGAGATCCCCGCCGACGAGATCGTCCCCGGTGATCTGGTTCATCTGCAAGCCGGTGACAAGATCCCGGCGGACCTGCGCCTGGTGGACACCAAGAACCTGCGCATCGAAGAAGCCGCCCTGACCGGGGAATCGGTACCGGTGGAGAAGGACCTGGCCCCGGTGACAGACGATGCCCCGCTGGGTGACCGGGCCTGCATAGCCTACTCCGGCACGCTGGTCACCTTTGGCCGCGGCGTGGGCGTGGTGGTGGCCACCGGTGACGGCACGGAGATTGGCCGCATTTCCAGCATGCTGGGCGAGGTGGAGAGCCTCCAGACCCCGCTGGTGCGCCAGGTGGAACAGTTTGGCCGCTGGCTCGCCGCCATTATTATTGCCATCTCCGTGGCCACCTTCGCCTTTGGCTACTGGGTGCGCAGCTACCCCCTGGACGAAATGTTCCTGGCTGCCGCCAGCCTGGCGGTATCCACCATCCCCGAAGGCCTGCCCGCCATCATGACCATCGCCCTGGCCATTGGCGTGCAGAAGATGGCTAGGCGCAATGCCATCATTCGCAAGCTGCCCGCCGTGGAGACCCTGGGTTCGGTATCCGCGATTTGCTCCGACAAGACCGGTACCCTCACCCGCAATGAAATGACCGTGCAGGTGCTCGCCTTTGCCGACCGGCAGGTGGAAGTGGACGGCGTGGGTTATGCCCCCCATGGAGAATTCTCCGCCGAAGGCCGTGACATCAACCCGGAGGATGAGCCGTCGCTCTGGGAGACCTTGCAGGCCGGCCTGCTCTGCAATGATGCGCAGCTCTACCAGCAAAATGGCGACTGGGTCATGGAAGGCGACCCCACCGAAGGGGCCCTGCTCACTGTGGCCTGCAAGGCAGGCTTCGACCCACAGCAGCATCATGAACACCATCCCCGCATC comes from the Natronospira proteinivora genome and includes:
- a CDS encoding arsenate reductase ArsC gives rise to the protein MTDSAHEKSILFLCVANAARSQMAEGLARTLLPDDWRIASAGSEPGTLDPRAVTVMQEIGIDISDQYSKSIDSLDLTSYHWIITLCQEEVCPIVSGQFERKHWPSPDPARHESDDLDGFRETREAIKTMLKTQFREHLEGT